Sequence from the Erythrobacter insulae genome:
ATCCCCGGAAAGTCGCTGCGGAGGTCCGGCAGAGCGTTTATGGCTGCTGGCGCGTTCAAAGGGTCACCCGTTCAAGCGCGGTCAGCGCCGCGCCCAAAAGCGTCTCGCGCTCGGCTTCGTCTTCGAGTTCGACAAACGCATCGCCGATAAACGCCTGAACCAGCAAACGCTGGGCCTGCGCGGGAGAAAGCCCGCGCGATGCCATGTAATACCGCGCCGCTTCATCCAGCTGGCCGACCGTTGCACCGTGGGCGCATTTGACATCGTCAGCAAAAATTTCGAGCTGCGGCACGGCATTGGCGCTGGCACCCGCTTCGAGCAGCAAGCCTTTGAAATCCTGTGCAGCGTCGGTTTTTTGGGCACCGCGCGCGACTTTGATTTCGCCCATGAAATTTCCGGTGCCGGTGCCCCAATGGACACTACGCACGGTCTGGTTACTGGTTGCGTTCGGCTGTGCGTGGATCGTGGTGGTCACAAATTCGCGCACCGCATCGCCGCCGCCGATTGTCACGCCGCCAAATTCAAAATGCGCACCTGTTCCCAGTGTGACTTCCACTTCGACCCGAGTGAAATCGCCGCCTATATTGGTCGCAAACAATTCTGCGCGCGCGCCAGCGCCAAGGACAATGCGAAACCGGTGCAATTCGGGGCTGTCAGATCCGACGACCATGGTGTGGTGCCACGTATCGCCATCGGCAACATTGATTTCGTCCCACGCATCAAGCGCCCCTGCGCCCAGCCGCTGAACTGCATCGATATCGGCATAGCGCCAGGCTTCATCGCGCCGCGTTGGTAAGGTTGCGTTCTGCGTCATCACGCGGCCGCTTCTGCCATTACGGCGTCATAGCCTTCAGCTTCGAGGCGCAGCGCCAGTTCCGGTCCGCCGGTTTGCACGATCCGGCCATCGGCCAAAACGCTGACCCGATCCGGCTTCACCACATCAAGCAAGCGTTGATAGTGGGTGATCAGCAGCACGGCTTTATCGGGCGCACGCATGATCGAGTTGATCCCTTCACCCACAATCCGCAAAGCATCGATATCGAGCCCGCTATCGGTTTCATCGAGGACGGCAAAGGCGGGGTCAAGGATACCCATCTGGACCATTTCGGCGCGCTTCTTCTCACCGCCGGAAAAACCCACATTCACCTGCCGTTTGAGCATTTCCATGTCCATCTTCAGCAGTCCTGCCTTTGCTTTGGCAAGTTTCAGGAATTCGCCGCCCGAAAGTGGCTCTTCCCCGCGATATTTGCGCTGTGAATTGAGCGCTTCGCGAAGGAATTGAACATTCGATACGCCGGGAATTTCAACCGGATATTGAAAGCCGAGAAACAGACCGGTGGCCGCGCGTTCATGCGGATCAAGGCCGAACAGATCCTGACCCTTGAACGTCACCGACCCGCCGGTCACTTCGTAACCGGGCTTTCCGCCCAGCACATTG
This genomic interval carries:
- the sufC gene encoding Fe-S cluster assembly ATPase SufC: MLKIENLHAEVDGAQGKKAILKGLSLEVPAGQVHAIMGPNGAGKSTLANVLGGKPGYEVTGGSVTFKGQDLFGLDPHERAATGLFLGFQYPVEIPGVSNVQFLREALNSQRKYRGEEPLSGGEFLKLAKAKAGLLKMDMEMLKRQVNVGFSGGEKKRAEMVQMGILDPAFAVLDETDSGLDIDALRIVGEGINSIMRAPDKAVLLITHYQRLLDVVKPDRVSVLADGRIVQTGGPELALRLEAEGYDAVMAEAAA
- a CDS encoding SufD family Fe-S cluster assembly protein — translated: MTQNATLPTRRDEAWRYADIDAVQRLGAGALDAWDEINVADGDTWHHTMVVGSDSPELHRFRIVLGAGARAELFATNIGGDFTRVEVEVTLGTGAHFEFGGVTIGGGDAVREFVTTTIHAQPNATSNQTVRSVHWGTGTGNFMGEIKVARGAQKTDAAQDFKGLLLEAGASANAVPQLEIFADDVKCAHGATVGQLDEAARYYMASRGLSPAQAQRLLVQAFIGDAFVELEDEAERETLLGAALTALERVTL